One Ranitomeya variabilis isolate aRanVar5 chromosome 5, aRanVar5.hap1, whole genome shotgun sequence DNA window includes the following coding sequences:
- the LOC143777071 gene encoding uncharacterized protein LOC143777071 — translation MCSMAGSCCPSPSSLLPVGFRANVLCLICLFSCCLNVSLVSSILLQPQSTAHPPRPDSSHYFPTIHERPISFSPPPTVSPMASSSQRRKSTSFLESQVRHHGQPPVRTLSPIPPLDGTSAQRITNLRHDGAGDSQTRPAEAIYLASVPYNIQAEAYGTAAATGQPNEPMMAQIGSVYNYQTGQTYLTRPVLRLETGAAQPSALGSMSAPVTAEPQIMFHQVFMPQSAPPVLAQGTEGQPSCVFEFHVHSSGPEGAVYVPHRVYCARCASGGIEEVSYSALLQNRLQTVTEELNGPLGPAPRCPLICNRPEYSNDSSQRDCREYLSLLPPGSSQKPEMPMMYPLKLPQDPPVVFCVPPSGVTCAAQTTIYGPQVISYVFHHRGAGKTDPTSHTAAMLDQTGPRTTVG, via the coding sequence ATGTGTTCAATGGCCGGTTCTTGTTGTCCGTCTCCATCCTCCCTGCTCCCCGTTGGTTTTCGGGCGAATGTATTATGTCTCATCTGTCTGTTTTCCTGCTGTCTAAACGtctcacttgtctcctccatattGCTGCAGCCACAATCCACGGCGCATCCTCCACGCCCAGACTCGTCGCACTATTTCCCGACCATTCACGAACGTCCCATTTCATTCTCTCCACCACCGACCGTGTCCCCAATGGCGTCCAGCAGCCAAAGAAGAAAGAGCACGTCCTTCCTGGAGTCGCAGGTCCGCCATCATGGACAGCCCCCTGTGAGGACACTTAGCCCCATCCCCCCCCTGGATGGGACGAGCGCACAAAGGATAACGAACCTCCGACATGATGGTGCCGGAGACTCCCAGACGAGACCGGCGGAGGCCATATATCTGGCCAGCGTGCCCTACAACATACAGGCTGAGGCTTACGGCACTGCGGCAGCCACCGGGCAACCGAATGAACCAATGATGGCACAAATTGGCTCCGTGTATAACTACCAGACTGGTCAAACCTACCTGAcccgcccagtgctgagactggaaaCCGGCGCTGCCCAGCCGTCCGCTCTGGGGAGTATGTCTGCCCCGGTGACTGCCGAGCCCCAGATCATGTTCCATCAGGTTTTCATGCCGCAGTCTGCTCCACCAGTCCTCGCACAGGGCACCGAAGGACAACCCAGCTGCGTCTTCGAGTTTCATGTCCATTCCTCCGGACCTGAGGGTGCCGTGTACGTGCCCCACCGTGTCTACTGTGCCCGCTGTGCATCCGGGGGGATAGAGGAGGTCTCCTACAGTGCGTTGCTGCAGAATCGTCTCCAGACTGTGACCGAGGAGCTGAACGGACCTCTGGGCCCAGCCCCCCGGTGCCCACTCATCTGTAACAGGCCAGAATACTCCAACGACTCGTCCCAGAGAGACTGCAGAGAATATCTGTCTCTTCTGCCTCCGGGATCCAGTCAGAAGCCAGAGATGCCCATGATGTACCCCCTGAAACTCCCTCAAGACCCTCCTGTAGTCTTTTGCGTCCCCCCATCTGGAGTGACGTGCGCTGCCCAGACCACCATCTATGGCCCCCAGGTTATTAGCTATGTGTTCCATCATCGGGGGGCAGGGAAGACGGACCCTACATCTCACACTGCAGCCATGCTGGATCAGACCGGACCCCGCACCACCGTAGGATAG